The following DNA comes from Moritella sp. 24.
ACGGGTATCACGACAGCACAGATGTCAGTATTAGATAGTTTGTTAGTTTGGATGGCATTACAACCATCTGCACCGATGACTGCTGATGAAATGGCGGTATGCCGTGATAACAGCACGAAAGTGGTGATGGAAGGGCGTAAGCCTGGTTTAACATTAATGTTAGATGATAAGCCTCAATCTCTGACTGATGTAGCGACTCATATCCTTGCTGAAGTTCAGCAGGTTGCACAGTTATTAGATGGTGCTCAGTTAGCGACAAATACAGCTGCGAGTAATTTCGCTGACGCTGTTTGTGCTCAACAAGCATTAATTAATAACCCTGATGCACTATTGTCAGGTCAGGTGCTCGCTACAATGAAAGAGCAAGGTTTGGAGCATAATGATTTCATTTTAAATTTAGCAAATAAATATAAGAAGGAATTGATTGCGACAGACTATGAGCATTGGGATGATGTTTACTTCAACCAGATGCAACGTGACTCAGTCGCAGAGCAACAAAAAATTGAAGCTGCTGATACCGTCGATTTCGATGCGTTTTTAGCTGACTATTTTTCTAATATTAAAAAATAGACAAAAAAAAAGAGCCCAAATAAGGCTCCAAAAAATGAAAAAACAACTCTTGCAATGAATCAGACTACTAGATTGAAGTATGGTTCATAAATATTTGTAAAAGTTGAAAAAGAGATAAAAAAAAGGAGCCTTAATAGGGCTCCCAAAAAATGAAAAAACAACTCTTGCACTTAATCTGACTACAGCATTAAGCAATGGTTCATAAAATTATTATTTGTTTACTAAATTATTTCAACGGAGTGTTAATAATGCCATTACTGGATAGTTTTACGGTTGACCATACCATCATGAATGCACCTGCAGTGCGTGTTGCCAAGACCATGTCTACACCAAGTAAAGATACGATTACTGTGTTTGACCTGCGTTTTTGTGCACCAAATAAAGATATTTTAAGCGAAAAAGGGATTCATACTTTAGAACATCTTTATGCTGGTTTCATGCGTGACCACCTTAATTCTTCAACGGTAGAAATTATTGATATTTCGCCAATGGGTTGCCGTACTGGTTTTTACATGAGCTTACTTGGCGCGCCAACAGAACAGCAAGTTGCTGACGCATGGTTAGCATCAATGCAGGATGTTCTTGCCGTTAAAAGCCAAGGTGATATTCCAGAATTGAATGAATACCAGTGTGGTACTTATGTGATGCATTCATTAGACGAAGCAAAGCAAATAGCACAGGTAATCATCAGTGCTGGTATTGGTGTGAACAAAAATAATGACTTGCTGTTAGCAGATGAAATTCTGAATAAACTGTAATATGAAAGGCGACCATTGAGTCGCCTTTTTTATCATTACAGTTTCCTTTCAATAGACAGTATTTAATGAAATGGAGAGTGTTATGAAAGCGAAGTATTTACTGAATAAAAAGGGCTGTCTAGTTGCACTATTTAGCTTGGTATTAACTGCATGTTCAACAGTTAAGGTGAGCACTGATTATGATCAGAGTGCCGATTTTACTGCGCTAAAAGGGTTTAATTGGTTACCAAAAACAGAAAAGCTTGAAAAAGAGAGTGCCTATCTTAATAATCGTATTATGGATGTCCGTATTACCAAGGCGGTTGATAAGCAGTTAGTTGCTCAAGGATTTACTTTTTCGACAGCCCCTGATTTTTATGTGAACTATAATATTACCTCAAAAAATAAAACGGATATTCGTACCTATGACAGTTATTCAGGTTATGGGCCGAGTTGGGGTTGGGGTGTCGGTTATGGCCATCGC
Coding sequences within:
- the luxS gene encoding S-ribosylhomocysteine lyase, whose amino-acid sequence is MPLLDSFTVDHTIMNAPAVRVAKTMSTPSKDTITVFDLRFCAPNKDILSEKGIHTLEHLYAGFMRDHLNSSTVEIIDISPMGCRTGFYMSLLGAPTEQQVADAWLASMQDVLAVKSQGDIPELNEYQCGTYVMHSLDEAKQIAQVIISAGIGVNKNNDLLLADEILNKL
- a CDS encoding DUF4136 domain-containing protein; this translates as MKAKYLLNKKGCLVALFSLVLTACSTVKVSTDYDQSADFTALKGFNWLPKTEKLEKESAYLNNRIMDVRITKAVDKQLVAQGFTFSTAPDFYVNYNITSKNKTDIRTYDSYSGYGPSWGWGVGYGHRGMAFSTQTETRIDDYQQGSLIIDIIDPTSLELIWRGIGSKRLPESADAAEMDKLVADVVKSILVKFPPEAKQTVKRNTHYNM